TTCCAAGATAGGAAGGGTTGGATGTACTTAATTTAACAACAGCAGCAGGTGCTAGTAAACGGTGTCATAACGACGTTGTTGGGTTTATAGTTGGTACTGACCTGGGCCGCCTCGTCCGATTCTAGTTAGAAACGTAGTAGCGATAGCCCACTCCTTTCTTCATTTTTCTATAAGCCGCAACTACTTTTGCAGGGAAGTAATTGATGACGACTCTGCAAAGATAGAGTACCCAAATTTACATATCCAAATAAATCTATAGAATTTATAGACTAATAGGTGTTAAGTTTTTGCCTCTGATGAATAATGTGCTTATTTTTAGATACTTACCTAGAATGAAAAGGAGTGGCATAGTATATAAATACTAAGAAACGTTTAGCCGAAATCAACTGATTTAGAAGGTGTGATCATAAACTTGATACTAAAGGCAAGGTACAGGATAGTTCAGGATAACGGTTTTTCAATGGCATTCCACAGCATTCCCTATCTTTAGTCCGTCATATGAACCTCTAACGTTATGTCTTACCTCTGGAAAGTGGCCCTGCCAATGCTGGTCCTTTCGCTAGCTGCACTACTACCAACGCAGGCTCAGCAAGTCATTCCTCTGTATTCAGGGGCCATTCCGAACGCGAAAGCCTACGCCATGAAGGAAATCGTTAATGCCGAACCCGGCGGTCGGGTTCAAGGATACCGCAAAGTATCTCAACCCACGCTAACAATCTTTTTACCCAAAGAAAATCCGACGGGTACGGGCGTCGTCATCTATCCCGGTGGCGGTTATGTGTCAGAGAGTTATAATGGCGAAGGCGTAAAAATTGCCGAAACCTTCGTGAAGCATGGTATAGCCGCCTTCGTTGTGAAGTATCGCCTGCCCAGCGATTCGATCATGGTCGATAAAAGTATTGGGCCCCTGCAGGACGCTCAGCAAGCCATTCGGCTGGTACGCGAACGGGCTAAGGAATGGCAACTGCAATCCGATCGTATAGGCATTATGGGTTTCTCTGCGGGTGGCCACCTGGCTTCTACAGCAGGAACCAAATTTAATACGCCCGTGATTGAAAACCCCGGTCGTGTTAGTCTGCGGCCCGATTTCATGATTCTGATTTATCCCGTTATTTCGATGAGTGAAACGCTGGCTCACCAAGGATCCCGT
The genomic region above belongs to Siphonobacter curvatus and contains:
- a CDS encoding alpha/beta hydrolase, coding for MSYLWKVALPMLVLSLAALLPTQAQQVIPLYSGAIPNAKAYAMKEIVNAEPGGRVQGYRKVSQPTLTIFLPKENPTGTGVVIYPGGGYVSESYNGEGVKIAETFVKHGIAAFVVKYRLPSDSIMVDKSIGPLQDAQQAIRLVRERAKEWQLQSDRIGIMGFSAGGHLASTAGTKFNTPVIENPGRVSLRPDFMILIYPVISMSETLAHQGSRTSLLGEKPSQELIERFSNERHVTDQTPPTYLTHTGDDKVVDVDNSIVFYEALRHHRVPAEMHLYPTGNHGFVLKLPTEEWMQPLFGWMKKNGWVQ